A DNA window from Malus domestica chromosome 12, GDT2T_hap1 contains the following coding sequences:
- the LOC103413743 gene encoding TMV resistance protein N-like — protein sequence MELATNAAAVSSSSSSSSQARQWKYEVFLSFRGEDTRKSFVGHLYAALHNRGILTFKDDKRLEYGKSISTELLQAIEESKLALVILSPNYANSSWCLNELVKIMECRKDMGQEVVPIYHNVDPSEVRHQTGRFLLAVRNVTEHEEVYSEDRNKINRWRAALREVADLKGWVVQHYVEAELVESVATWVLNRSLYASSTVDEGLVGMESRIDEILQDHICGWTTDCVRIIGIHGMRGIGKTTVARAVYDQICHHYERSCFLSNVRSETSKNGLVSLQEKLLSKTLVEKIGNIEDEHIGAAMIKKRLAFLKVLLVVDDVDQLAQLEKLAGGRDWFGLGSRIIITSTDEHLLKVHGVDGIYKVTGLDHDEALKLLSSKAFKKGDHREDYLSLCSDIVQYAGGLPLAIIVVGSFLCGRSTLEWKSAIDRLRNTSDRSIMDVLHISFDGLRETEKEIFLHIACFFKGKDRVRVTEILNYCRLYPEIGLTILSEKSLVTFSGNKLEMHGLLQEMGWQIVSRESATDPGKRSRLWSHEDIHNVLTKNKGTNVVQGIVMELPKLEVAHWNPEAFSNLSQLRFLQVHNVHPSQGLTCLPESLRLLEWTGYPLRSLPQYFQPDELIELNLCHSNLDQLWKGIKRFPKLKFIKICHSHHISETPDFTGVQELESLDLEGCKNLVGIHQSLGLLKKLTLLNLKDCESLESLPGKIEMESLETFILSGCLKVKQVPEFGNMQLLSALKLNETAIETIPESIEHLSGLVTLDLSNCKDLVCLPSTINRLKSLKNLNLSGCLKLGEEQESMSEVECLEKIDDSRTAETEVPNFGVMQKVKKEPVTFWSPSFGLCSLTDLNLSNCELQEGAFLNGLGVLSSLVALNLSGNNFVSLPLSIRSLVKLESINIENCKRLTELSGLPSNSKLDVRADGCSSLEIFNTSELNVLEKSYFNFLNCFKLNDNQSLLNMTFEMLKKFLHRGTSSARETFQIAIPGSEIPKWFSHQNDVGSSLTIDLPPLWNKSKFMGYALCAVFVLDEHCVVDEHDTFQFKTFHATHHLVCRLKHNGKQLEVCGTQPAFRFSEKFCQVDSDHLWMFYVSRDKYFGTDWHNSCSQIEFLFETRGPGLKVKKCGVRLMYEQDVGALQSESATVNTSIFPVEEDVINMIDDNVTHTSSDMTLHQREWQLVHSNGFSHSVGINEDITKRASSDSFLQWTQWQLLDSILPTGGFTHSFGLEAAIQAHVVSSPKDLQTFIIRLLENTGSLLLPFVYSTTISPNLETTRKLDKMLDAMLTDEVVRKASISKGTELMRVAAAVYAEIPSVTSTMEACLSSGDVSFHHAHAFGLICGLLGLDSTTTQRAYMFITMRDVISAATRLNLVGPLGAAVLQHKIASGAAEAILNRWKDRPVEEASQALSLPQI from the exons ATGGAGCTTGCTACGAATGCCGCTGCAGTGTCTTCTTCTTCGTCGTCTTCTTCTCAGGCCCGTCAATGGAAATACGAAGTTTTTCTAAGTTTCCGAGGGGAAGACACCCGCAAGAGTTTCGTCGGCCATCTGTACGCTGCATTACATAATAGAGGAATTCTGACCTTCAAAGATGACAAAAGGCTTGAGTATGGAAAATCCATTTCCACAGAACTTCTGCAAGCAATTGAGGAGTCAAAGCTTGCCCTCGTCATTCTTTCACCAAACTATGCCAATTCATCGTGGTGTTTGAATGAGCTTGTCAAGATTATGGAATGCAGAAAAGACATGGGGCAAGAAGTCGTGCCAATCTATCACAACGTGGATCCGTCTGAGGTGCGCCACCAAACGGGAAGGTTCTTGCTGGCTGTGAGGAATGTAACGGAGCATGAAGAAGTTTATTCTGAGGATAGGAACAAAATAAACCGGTGGAGGGCTGCTTTGAGAGAGGTGGCTGATCTTAAGGGCTGGGTTGTACAACATTA tGTGGAGGCAGAACTTGTAGAATCTGTTGCCACATGGGTACTAAACCGTTCGTTGTATGCATCTTCAACTGTCGACGAGGGCTTGGTAGGAATGGAATCTCGCATTGATGAAATACTACAAGATCACATATGTGGATGGACAACTGACTGTGTACGCATTATAGGGATACATGGGATGCGAGGAATTGGAAAGACAACAGTTGCCAGAGCTGTTTATGATCAAATCTGTCACCACTATGAACGTAGCTGCTTTCTTTCCAATGTTAGATCTGAAACTTCTAAAAACGGTCTAGTTTCTTTACAAGAAAAACTTCTCTCCAAAACCCTGGTGGAAAAAATTGGAAACATAGAGGATGAGCATATAGGAGCTGCTATGATAAAAAAAAGGTTAGCGTTTCTCAAGGTGCTTCTTGTTGTTGATGATGTGGATCAATTAGCACAATTAGAAAAATTGGCTGGAGGTCGCGACTGGTTTGGTCTAGGGAGTAGAATTATCATAACGAGTACAGATGAACATTTGTTGAAGGTGCATGGTGTTGATGGAATATACAAGGTCACTGGCTTAGACCATGACGAGGCTCTTAAACTTTTGAGTTCAAAAGCGTTTAAGAAGGGCGATCACCGTGAAGATTATTTGAGTCTTTGCAGCGATATAGTACAGTATGCTGGTGGCCTTCCATTAGCTATCATTGTCGTAGGTTCCTTTCTATGTGGCAGAAGCACCCTCGAATGGAAAAGTGCCATAGATAGGCTGAGGAATACATCAGATAGAAGtatcatggatgttcttcacaTTAGTTTTGATGGACTAAgggaaacagaaaaagaaatattTCTACATATTGCATGCTTTTTTAAAGGGAAGGATAGGGTTCGTGTAACCGAGATACTAAACTATTGTAGGCTCTACCCTGAGATTGGGTTAACTATTCTTTCTGAGAAATCTCTTGTTACTTTTTCCGGCAACAAGTTGGAGATGCATGGTTTGCTACAAGAAATGGGATGGCAAATAGTTAGTCGAGAGTCGGCTACTGATCCAGGCAAACGTAGTAGGTTATGGTCTCATGAAGACATCCACAATGTGCTGACAAAAAATAAG GGAACAAACGTAGTTCAAGGGATAGTTATGGAGTTGCCTAAATTAGAAGTGGCTCATTGGAATCCAGAAGCATTCTCAAATTTGTCTCAACTTCGTTTTCTCCAAGTTCATAATGTGCATCCTTCCCAAGGCCTCACTTGTCTTCCGGAATCCTTGAGACTCCTCGAATGGACTGGGTATCCCTTAAGAtctctcccacaatatttccaacCAGATGAGCTGATTGAACTTAACTTGTGCCACAGCAACCTTGATCAGCTTTGGAAGGGGATAAAG CGTTTTCCCAAGTTGAAGTTCATCAAAATCTgccattctcaccacatttctGAGACCCCAGACTTCACAGGTGTTCAGGAACTTGAGAGTTTAGATCTTGAAGGATGTAAAAACTTGGTTGGAATTCATCAGTCTCTTGGACTTCTCAAAAAGCTGACCCTCCTAAATCTTAAAGATTGCGAAAGTCTCGAGAGTCTGCCAGGAAAAATTGAAATGGAGTCTCTTGAAACTTTTATTCTTTCTGGCTGCTTAAAAGTCAAGCAGGTTCCTGAGTTTGGAAATATGCAACTTCTGTCAGCGCTTAAACTCAATGAAACTGCCATAGAAACAATACCGGAGTCAATTGAACACCTTAGTGGCCTTGTTACATTAGATCTAAGCAACTGCAAGGATCTTGTTTGTCTTCCAAGCACCATTAACAGATTGAAGTCTCtgaaaaatcttaatctttctggATGCTTGAAACTTGGCGAAGAGCAGGAAAGCATGTCGGAGGTGGAGTGTTTGGAGAAGATTGATGACAGTAGAACTGCTGAAACAGAAGTGCCTAATTTTGGAGTGATGCAAAAAGTGAAGAAAGAACCAGTGACTTTCTGGTCGCCTTCATTTGGTCTGTGTAGCTTAACAGATCTGAACCTAAGTAACTGTGAACTTCAGGAAGGAGCATTTCTCAATGGTCTTGGGgtcttatcctcactagtggcATTGAATCTCAGTGGAAATAATTTTGTTAGTCTTCCATTAAGCATCCGATCCCTTGTTAAGCTTGAGAGCATTAACATCGAGAACTGCAAGAGACTTACAGAGCTGTCAGGTCTCCCATCAAATAGTAAATTGGATGTGAGGGCAGATGGTTGCTCGTCCCTTGAAATTTTCAATACATCCGAGCTCAATGTATTGGAGAAATCATATTTCAATTTCCTGAATTGCTTCAAACTAAATGACAACCAAAGTTTACTTAATATGACATTTGAAATGCTGAAGAAATTCCTTCATCGG GGAACCTCTAGTGCAAGAGAAACTTTCCAAATTGCAATTCCTGGAAGTGAAATTCCTAAGTGGTTCAGCCATCAAAACGATGTTGGGAGTTCATTAACCATAGACCTACCTCCACTTTGGAATAAAAGTAAGTTCATGGGATACGCTCTGTGTGCTGTTTTTGTACTAGACGAGCATTGTGTGGTTGATGAACACGATACATTTCAATTTAAAACTTTCCATGCTACACATCATCTTGTTTGTCGATTGAAACACAATGGAAAACAATTAGAAGTATGTGGCACACAGCCTGCCTTTCGCTTTAGCGAAAAGTTTTGCCAGGTTGATTCGGATCATCTTTGGATGTTCTATGTATCCCGTGATAAATACTTTGGTACGGACTGGCATAACAGTTGCAGTCAGATTGAGTTCTTGTTTGAAACCAGAGGGCCAGGCTTGAAGGTGAAGAAGTGCGGAGTACGGTTGATGTACGAGCAAGATGTGGGAGCTCTACAATCTGAAAGTGCCACTGTTAATACATCAATTTTTCCAGTTGAGGAGGATGTCATCAACATGATCGATGATAACGTGACACACACTTCCTCGGACATGACATTACATCAAAGGGAATGGCAACTTGTCCATTCTAACGGTTTTTCTCATTCTGTGGGCATAAATGAGGACATAACCAAACGTGCTTCATCGGACTCCTTTCTACAGTGGACACAATGGCAACTGCTGGATTCCATCCTCCCAACAGGCGGTTTTACTCATTCTTTTGGTCTCGAGGCTGCCATCCAAGCTCACGTAGTGTCTAGTCCCAAAGATCTACAAACCTTTATAATCCGTCTGTTGGAAAATACAGGAAGCTTGCTCCTTCCGTTTGTGTATTCTACAACAATATCACCTAATCTAGAGACCACTCGCAAACTCGATAAGATGTTGGATGCAATGCTTACCGATGAAGTGGTTAGAAAGGCGTCAATTTCAAAAGGCACGGAACTAATGAGGGTGGCTGCAGCTGTGTACGCAGAAATACCATCAGTTACATCTACGATGGAAGCTTGTTTAAGTTCCGGGGACGTTTCTTTTCACCATGCTCATGCATTTGGCCTTATATGTGGACTGCTAGGGTTGGATAGCACTACTACTCAAAGAGCGTACATGTTTATTACTATGAGAGATGTCATTTCTGCTGCAACAAGGCTCAATCTGGTAGGCCCGCTTGGTGCGGCTGTGCTGCAGCATAAGATTGCTTCCGGCGCCGCTGAAGCTATACTTAATCGGTGGAAGGACCGCCCAGTTGAGGAAGCATCGCAAGCTCTTTCTTTGCCCCAAATTTAG